The Bos indicus x Bos taurus breed Angus x Brahman F1 hybrid chromosome 11, Bos_hybrid_MaternalHap_v2.0, whole genome shotgun sequence genome includes a region encoding these proteins:
- the SLC27A4 gene encoding long-chain fatty acid transport protein 4 — translation MLLGASLLGVLLFSWLVLKLPWTQVGLSLFFLYLGSGGWRFIRIFIKTVRRDIFGGTVLLRVKAKVRRYLRERRTVPILFAATVQRHPDKTALIFEGTDTHWTFRQLDNYSNSVANFLQAQGLASGDVVALFMENRNEFVGLWLGMAKLGVEAALINTNLRRDALLHCLTSSQARALVFGSEMAPAVLEIHANLDPSLNFFCSGPWEPSTVPAGTKHLDPLLEDAPKHQPSRPNKGFVDKLFYIYTSGTTGLPKAAIVVHSRYYRMAALVYYGFRMRPDDIVYDCLPLYHSAGNIVGIGQCLIHGMTVVIRKKFSASRFWDDCIKYNCTIVQYIGELCRYLLNQPPREAEGQHRVRMALGNGLRQCIWTDFCSRFHIPQVAEFYGATECNCSLGNFDGQVGACGFNSRILSFVYPIRLVRVNEDTMELIRGPDGLCIPCKPGEPGQLVGVIIQEDPLRRFDGYLNQGTNDKKIAGDVFKKGDQAYLSGDVLVMDELGYVYFRDRTGDTFRWKGENVSTTEVEGTLSRLLDMADVAVYGVEVPGTEGRAGMAAVASSSGSCDLEHLAQLLQKELPLYARPIFLRFLPELHKTGTFKLQKTELQKEGFDPTVVKDQLFYLDARKGRYVPLDQEAYTRIQAGQEKL, via the exons ATGCTGCTTGGGGCGTCTCTGTTGGGGGTGCTGCTGTTCTCCTGGCTGGTGCTGAAACTGCCCTGGACCCAAGTGGGGCTCTCCCTGTTCTTCCTCTACCTGGGGTCTGGCGGCTGGCGCTTCATCCGAATCTTTATCAAGACTGTCAGGCGTGATATCTT cggCGGCACCGTGCTCCTGAGGGTGAAGGCCAAGGTCCGACGGTACCTACGGGAGCGACGCACAGTGCCCATCCTGTTCGCCGCCACAGTCCAGCGCCACCCGGACAAGACAGCCCTGATCTTCGAGGGCACAGACACGCACTGGACCTTCCGGCAGCTGGACAACTACTCAAACAGCGTGGCCAACTTCCTGCAGGCGCAGGGCCTGGCCTCGGGCGACGTGGTCGCCCTCTTCATGGAGAACCGCAATGAGTTTGTGGGTCTGTGGCTGGGCATGGCCAAGCTGGGCGTGGAGGCGGCGCTCATCAACACCAACCTCCGGCGGGACGCATTGCTCCACTGCCTGACCTCCTCCCAGGCCCGGGCCCTCGTCTTCGGCAGCGAGATGGCCCCAG CTGTCCTTGAGATCCATGCCAACCTGGACCCCTCGCTCAACTTCTTCTGCTCCGGTCCCTGGGAGCCCAGCACGGTGCCCGCCGGCACGAAGCACCTGGACCCGCTCCTGGAAGATGCCCCCAAGCACCAGCCCAGCCGTCCCAACAAGGGCTTTGTAG ATAAGCTCTTCTACATCTACACGTCAGGCACCACCGGGCTGCCCAAAGCTGCCATCGTGGTGCACAGCAG GTATTACCGGATGGCTGCCCTGGTGTACTACGGCTTCCGCATGCGGCCCGACGACATCGTCTATGACTGCCTCCCCCTCTACCACTCTGCAG GAAACATCGTGGGGATAGGGCAGTGCCTGATCCACGGCATGACTGTGGTGATCCGGAAGAAGTTCTCGGCTTCCCGCTTCTGGGACGACTGTATCAAGTACAATTGCACG ATCGTGCAGTACATCGGCGAACTGTGCCGCTACCTCCTGAACCAGCCACCCCGGGAGGCGGAGGGCCAGCACCGGGTGCGCATGGCACTCGGCAATGGCCTCCGGCAGTGCATCTGGACCGACTTCTGTAGCCGCTTCCACATCCCCCAGGTGGCCGAGTTCTACGGGGCCACGGAGTGCAACTGCAGCCTGGGCAACTTCGACGGCCAG GTGGGGGCCTGTGGCTTCAACAGCCGCATCCTGTCCTTCGTGTACCCCATCCGGCTGGTTCGCGTCAACGAGGACACCATGGAGCTGATCCGGGGCCCTGACGGCCTTTGCATTCCCTGCAAGCCAG GTGAGCCGGGCCAGCTGGTGGGCGTCATCatccaggaagaccccctgcGGCGCTTCGATGGCTACCTGAACCAGGGCACCAATGACAAGAAGATTGCCGGGGATGTCTTCAAGAAGGGGGACCAGGCCTACCTCAGCG GTGATGTGCTAGTGATGGACGAGCTGGGCTACGTGTATTTCCGCGACCGCACGGGGGACACGTTCCGCTGGAAAGGCGAGAACGTGTCCACCACCGAGGTGGAGGGCACGCTCAGCCGCCTGCTGGACATGGCCGACGTGGCCGTGTACGGCGTCGAGGTGCCAG GGACCGAGGGCCGGGCCGGCATGGCCGCTGTGGCCAGCTCCTCCGGCAGCTGTGACCTGGAGCACTTAGCCCAGCTCCTGCAGAAGGAGCTGCCGCTGTACGCTCGCCCCATCTTCCTGCGCTTCCTGCCTGAGCTGCACAAGACAG